The Rhodopirellula halodulae genome includes the window GTGTGGCAAGAAGATGGACGCTTACAGCATGGCTCACCTGACCGAATGCAAGGAGCGTGTCCAGCGTGCTTTGGACGCAGGCTACACCTATGGCGGAGGAAACGCCAAGGGGCCGACCATCATGATGATGATGGGAAGCGAAACCGGAGACGTTTCGAACTAAGCCGCATCTGCCAAACGAGTGATGTTACAACAGCCTTCTCACCATCCGGTGAGGAGGCTGTTTTTTGGTTTGAACAAATGTTTGAACGCGCAAGCAAGTTGCAACTCGACGACTTGTGCGTGCGGTCCAATGGAAACGAGAGTCAGTGTCCCAAATGCTGGATGCGCAAGCGTTCCGCGATGGGACGATCGAAACTTCCAAGCGAACTTCCTTCGGCGATGGTGCTCATCAAAGCCGCAAATCGTTCGATCTTGGGCAATAGGAAATCGGCCAATATCGGACCGATCGCATTGTTCAATTGGCTCTCAGGATCACCCGAGTAAACCGATGGTTCCGGGACATTGTCCAACGCTTCGTAAACGTCACACATCCACGGATCGATGGCGATGGCGGAAACGCCCAGCGAGATTAGCTTGATGCAATCGTCCACGTTGGCATGTTGTTCAGTGCCCCATCGCGGCGGCGACAACCAAATCGGTGGCGTGGTGGGAGACTCGAACAATCGACCCAGCAATTCGGCGAACTGAATCCCGTCCATGCAAAGTTGTCCGGCCCGGATCAGCAACGCATCGGCCGGGATTGCCAGGATGGTATCCAGGTTTCGCCACAGCCACTCCGGGGTCACGCTAACCAGCACCGCTGCTTGCGGAGCCAATCGCCGCAACTGATGAATTTTGGTCGCCGTTTGTTCCAAACCGGGAATGTCTGGTGGCAAGGAAAAAGCCGAAACCCATCCACCGCCCGACAAGGGTTCGTCCTCCGGTGTGGACTCCCATCGCCGAATCTGTTCGGCGCTGTAAGCGAATCGTCCCGACGCGTCTCGCAGTGGTGACAAACGCAGGTCAACAAGTGTCGCGGAGTCGAAATCGGCCGGATTCAAGCCGTAACGTTCGCCGCGGTAGGGCAGCATCTGCAGCGTCGGCCGGACGAAGCCTTCCTCGGCCGAGTCCTCCGGCTGATCTGCTGCATACCCGAGTTCACTCAGCAGAAACGACGTGGCGATTCCGTGAGATTGCAAATGCGACGCCAGCGTTTGCGAGAGTTTCGCTGACCAGCGGTGCCACGGCGCATTGTCGAGAAACAAACGCGAGGGCAAACGCAGCGAATCGGATTGGTGGCGGCGAACGATGAACTCGGGCGGGTTCGGTGACAGTCCGCGTCGACCCTCGCCAAATTGCGGTGGAAGCAAGCACAACGCATCGAGCGAACTGTCGAACATGATGACCCGGAGAAGAGAAGGAGACGACGCACCGGTCAAAGAGCATCCATCGGTTCAACAAAAACTTGCGTGCCGCAAAATTGCGGCAGACCAAGTTCCGTTACCGAGAATTGTAGCCCGTACTGAATCCGTTGTCGCTCACTTCAAGCGATCAACGCTCTTCCATTTCTTGGATGTAAAGCCGCAACCGGGACAACTCGTCGGTGGTGCCCTTCAGCTTGAGCATGTTCTCGACACGCTTCGTCAACTCGATTCGGTTGACCGGTTTGCTGAGGAAATCATCGGTGCCTGCTTGGACGCCACGTTCGATGTCACCTAACTCGCTGAGCGCCGTGACCATCAACACCATGATGTTGTTGGTTTTCGGATCTTCTTTGATCTGCTTGCAGACCTCAAATCCGCTCAGCTTTGGCATCATCACATCCAGCAGGATCAAATCCGGCTTGAAAGATTCGACTTTCGCCAGCGTGTCTTCTCCGTCCACCGCGGTTTCCAACTCGCAATCGATGTTGACCAGATAGGCCTCCAACAATTCGCGGTTGGCCGTGTTGTCGTCAGCGATCAGGATCCGATGCATCCGTGGGAGCTTTCAATGGAATGAAGGAGAAGAATTGTGCAAACGATGAACAACGAGGCGGACGAAATCAGCCGACGCTGGCGGGGGCCTGAGCCGCAGCGGGAACAGGGAAGTTCTGAGCCATTTCACGGATGTCACTGCGAATGGATTCGTGCAGCGAAGTGTTGTCCGCGTCCGACAACGCATCGTAGATCCACTGGCCAATCCGTTTCATCTCGTCTTGCCCCATGCCACGAGTGGTCAAGGCCGGCGTTCCGATGCGAATGCCAGATGGGTCCATTGGTTTTCGCTCGTCGAACGGGATCATATTCATGTTGACGGTGATGCCGCAAGCATCCAGAACCGCCTCGGCCTTCTTGCCGCCCAAGTCAACCGCGGTCACATCGACCAACATCAAGTGATTGTCCGTTCCGCCGCTGACCAGTCGCAACCCGCAACCCAGCAATGTCTCAGCCAGCGCGCGAGCATTGTCGACGACCGATTGGCCGTAGGCGGCGTACTCTTCGGTCATTGCCTCCGCGAAGCAGATCGCTTTTCCTGCAACCACGTGCATCAAAGGACCACCCTGGGTTCCCGGGAACACGTTTCGGTTCACCAGTTTCAGATGTTCCTCTTTGCACATGATCAAACCACTGCGAGGACCACGAAGGGTCTTGTGCGTCGTGGTGGTCACATAGTCGGCAAACGGCACGGGGCTGTTGTGAATCTTGGCCGCGACCAGACCGGCATAGTGAGCCATGTCGACCATCAATTTCGCACCGACTTCGTCCGCGATCTCTTTGAACTTGTCGTGCGGGATTTCGCGAGGGTAGGCGCTGGCGCCTGCGACGATCAATTTGGGTTTGTGTTCCCGAGCCAGCTTGGCGATTTGATCAAAGTCCAGGCGATGATTGACCTTGTCGACGCCGTAGTTGACGAAGTTGTAAAGGCGTCCACTGATGTTCAGCTTCATGCCGTGCGTCAGGTGACCACCCTGAGCCAGATCCAATCCCAGAACGGTGTCGCCCACTTCGAGGCAGCTCAGGTAGACGGCGGCGTTGGCTTGCGAGCCACTGTGAGGCTGGACGTTGGCAGCTTCTGCGCCGAACAGTTCCTTGGCACGGTCAATCGCAATGGTTTCGACAACATCGACGTGCTCACAACCGCCGTAGTAGCGGCGACCTGGATACCCCTCCGCGTACTTGTTTGTCAAAACGCTACCCACGGCTTCCATGATCGCTGGGCTGGTGTAATTCTCGCTCGCGATCATCTCCAACCCGTCCTGCTGACGCGTCGTTTCGGCTT containing:
- a CDS encoding response regulator, which produces MHRILIADDNTANRELLEAYLVNIDCELETAVDGEDTLAKVESFKPDLILLDVMMPKLSGFEVCKQIKEDPKTNNIMVLMVTALSELGDIERGVQAGTDDFLSKPVNRIELTKRVENMLKLKGTTDELSRLRLYIQEMEER
- a CDS encoding serine hydroxymethyltransferase, producing the protein MSFIQSQDPAIWDAIQAETTRQQDGLEMIASENYTSPAIMEAVGSVLTNKYAEGYPGRRYYGGCEHVDVVETIAIDRAKELFGAEAANVQPHSGSQANAAVYLSCLEVGDTVLGLDLAQGGHLTHGMKLNISGRLYNFVNYGVDKVNHRLDFDQIAKLAREHKPKLIVAGASAYPREIPHDKFKEIADEVGAKLMVDMAHYAGLVAAKIHNSPVPFADYVTTTTHKTLRGPRSGLIMCKEEHLKLVNRNVFPGTQGGPLMHVVAGKAICFAEAMTEEYAAYGQSVVDNARALAETLLGCGLRLVSGGTDNHLMLVDVTAVDLGGKKAEAVLDACGITVNMNMIPFDERKPMDPSGIRIGTPALTTRGMGQDEMKRIGQWIYDALSDADNTSLHESIRSDIREMAQNFPVPAAAQAPASVG